Genomic window (Nitrospinota bacterium):
ACTTCCGTATAACCTTTAAGGGCAGGTCGCCTGTCCCACTAAAACAAAACCATCTCCTTAAATTGACGATTAGGAGCATTTAGTCAATTTTTAGAGGTGCCCTTAATTATTATCAAAACCAGTATAGAGCCCGACGCTCCAAACTGAACCTCCCCCCATGAATCTTAACGAAACGTTTCCAAGAAGCCCCAGAGATAAAATGAACGGCCTGGTTTTCCTTCCCCGGATGATCGATAAGGCCCGGGCTTTTAAACAAAACTCTCTGGGAGAGTATATTTTCCCCTGCCCTCTCGACAAAAAGATTCTAGAGTTTCTTAAAATAGATGCAGAAGAATGGGCCAGTTTTGTAAATTCAAATAATGAGGAGCAAATCTCCCAATGGGTCAAGGAAATATGTTTTTCCCGCCAGCCGGAAGAAATTGAATTGATCAATAAAAAAATCCTAAAACGCCAACCCGCCAGTGAAGATCGCTGGAAGTATTTTTTCAAATTGCGTGATAATATAGATCCTTCGCGGACCGATGTCACCACCTGGGTCGATCTCATGGACTTGGAAGAAGGCCGCCCCAAAACCAAATGAAAATTTTACATTGTTCTCGCTCCAGTCTTTTAGCTTGCCTCGTTAAACCCAGCCTCAATTATTTTATTTCATGAAAAAAATATTAAAAAATCAGCGTCCTCAAAAAACTGCTTCTAAAAAAAATCCTCTCTCTCTAAAAAAGCTTATTTTAATAAGCACTCTATTTCTGTTCCTGAGTGGGATATTCATTGCCACCCTGGGAGCAGGGTTCCTTTATTTTCATTATTCCAAGGACCTGCCGGATATTCGGACGCTAAAAAGTTATCAACCCAGTACCATTACCAAGTTGTTTTCGGATAACGATGAACTGATTGCAGAGTTTTACATCGAGAAGAGAATAATAGTCTCACAGGAAAACATTCCCCTGCAATTAAAACAAGCCACCCTTGCCGTGGAAGACTCCAATTTTTATTACCATTTAGGCATCGATCCAAAAGCCATTTTCCGGGCAATGATCACAAACTTCCAAGCGGGGGAGGTCGTGGAGGGAGCCAGTACCATCACCCAGCAATTGTCGAAAACATTATTCCTCACCCGAGACCGAAATTTCACCCGAAAAATAAAAGAAGCCATCCTGGCCATCCGTATGGAATTGATTTTTTCCAAGGATGAAATTCTTGAAATGTATTTGAACCAGATTTATTACGGTCACGGAAGCTATGGAGTCGAGGCGGCGGCCCGCACTTATTTTGCAAAAAAAGCCAAGTATCTTAATGTAGAAGAATGCGCCATGCTTGCAAGCCTTCCCAAGGCACCCAATAATTACACCCCTTACCGTTATCCCGAGCGTGCAAAAAAAAGGCGCAACCACGCCATCAGGAGAATGGAACATTTGGGATTCATCTCCAAGGAAGAGTCTGAAAGGGCCCAGAATGAAAATTTCAAGCTTGGGGAAGTCACTGACATGCTCAACAAGGCTCCTTACTTTGTGGAATACATACGCCAGTTTCTACAGAAGACCTACGGCAGCAAAAATCTTTATCGTAGTGGCTTAAAGGTTTATACCACTTTAAATATAGATTACCAGGAAGTCGCCCAAAAAGCGGTGCAGGAAAACCTCCTGATAGCGGACAAACGGTATGGTTATCGCGGTCCTCTGGGAAAGGTGGACTTGACTCTAAACCCTTTGGCCGTTCAAACCACCCTGCTCGAACTCAACGACTTCCAGGAACAGGAGGATACTCGTGTTAAACCAGGAACGATCCTCAAGGGAGCTGTTCTTGAGGTGACAGACGATGATGTCCTCGTTGGACTGGGAAAAGATGAAGGCATCATTGAACTCAAGGATATGGACTGGGCGCGAACACCCAATACTGGAGTAGATGGAATATGGGCCAAAATATCCAGCGCCAGACAAGCCTTGTCGGTGGGAGACCTGATCCTGGTAAAAGTAAAGGGCCGACGAGATGAGGACATGAAATGGTCACTGAGCCTGGAACAGGAGCCGGAAGTCGAAGCGGGCCTTCTCAGCCTGGAACCGGGAACGGGACACATCAAGGCCATGGTTGGCGGTTATAATTTCTCCAAAAGCCAGTTCAACCGGGCTGTCCAGGCCGTCCGCCAACCAGGGTCCGCTTTCAAGCCGATTATTTACGCCTCTGCTATTGCGGAGGGGTATTCCCCAGCCAGTATCGTCATCGATTCTCCAATTATATTCAAAGAAAAAGAGGACGCCTTCGATAAATGGAAACCCGTCAATTTTGAAAAAAAATTCTATGGTCCAACGTCTATCAGGACGGCTCTCACCCATTCGAGAAATATAGTGACCGTAAAACTTTTGCAAAACATCGGCGTTAACCGCGCTGTTCAAATGGCGCAGGATCTGGGCATCACCAGCACTCTTGAGAAAAACTTATCCATTGCTCTGGGTTCTTCAGGCGTGACTCTTATGGAAATCACGTCCGCGTATTCCGCATTCGCCAATCGGGGTGAAAGGATCTCTCCAATAGCGGTCCGTCTGATCGAAGATAGGAATGGAGAATTGCTTTATTCCGCCCAACCGCATGTGAGCCAGCCTATTTCCAGCGGCATGGCCTATACAATCACCAGCCTGATGCAGAGTGTCGTGCAAAACGGTACGGCAACGAAGGTAAAGGTTTTAAACCGCCCTATCGCTGGCAAAACCGGAACAACCAATAATAATGTGGACGCCTGGTTCATCGGCTTCACACCGGGAGTCGTTACCGGCGTCTGGGTCGGGAAAGACAACTATGAACAACTGGGGAAAAACGAAACCGGGTCCAGGGCGGCAATTCCCATCTGGCTGCAATATATGGACTATGTGCTTCAAGGAAAGCCCGTCCAAAACTTTCCGGTTTCCAATGAAGTATTATTTTCAAAAACCAA
Coding sequences:
- a CDS encoding DUF5069 domain-containing protein; the protein is MNLNETFPRSPRDKMNGLVFLPRMIDKARAFKQNSLGEYIFPCPLDKKILEFLKIDAEEWASFVNSNNEEQISQWVKEICFSRQPEEIELINKKILKRQPASEDRWKYFFKLRDNIDPSRTDVTTWVDLMDLEEGRPKTK
- a CDS encoding PBP1A family penicillin-binding protein codes for the protein MKKILKNQRPQKTASKKNPLSLKKLILISTLFLFLSGIFIATLGAGFLYFHYSKDLPDIRTLKSYQPSTITKLFSDNDELIAEFYIEKRIIVSQENIPLQLKQATLAVEDSNFYYHLGIDPKAIFRAMITNFQAGEVVEGASTITQQLSKTLFLTRDRNFTRKIKEAILAIRMELIFSKDEILEMYLNQIYYGHGSYGVEAAARTYFAKKAKYLNVEECAMLASLPKAPNNYTPYRYPERAKKRRNHAIRRMEHLGFISKEESERAQNENFKLGEVTDMLNKAPYFVEYIRQFLQKTYGSKNLYRSGLKVYTTLNIDYQEVAQKAVQENLLIADKRYGYRGPLGKVDLTLNPLAVQTTLLELNDFQEQEDTRVKPGTILKGAVLEVTDDDVLVGLGKDEGIIELKDMDWARTPNTGVDGIWAKISSARQALSVGDLILVKVKGRRDEDMKWSLSLEQEPEVEAGLLSLEPGTGHIKAMVGGYNFSKSQFNRAVQAVRQPGSAFKPIIYASAIAEGYSPASIVIDSPIIFKEKEDAFDKWKPVNFEKKFYGPTSIRTALTHSRNIVTVKLLQNIGVNRAVQMAQDLGITSTLEKNLSIALGSSGVTLMEITSAYSAFANRGERISPIAVRLIEDRNGELLYSAQPHVSQPISSGMAYTITSLMQSVVQNGTATKVKVLNRPIAGKTGTTNNNVDAWFIGFTPGVVTGVWVGKDNYEQLGKNETGSRAAIPIWLQYMDYVLQGKPVQNFPVSNEVLFSKTNPATGEKANFGDPEAQFEVFIDDNIPKREEAEIDSVKDEAF